The Bacteroidota bacterium genome contains a region encoding:
- a CDS encoding nicotinate-nucleotide adenylyltransferase, translated as MKIGLYFGSFNPIHVGHLVIANHMVQFTDLDKVWLVVSPHNPHKEKSSLLADNHRLALVRRAVEDNSKLKASDIEFKLPQPSYTINTLIHLGEKYPANEFALIMGADNLTTLHKWKNYKEILSNYKIYVYPRPGMNGGELAQHENIIHVNAPLMEISSTHIRTAIKEKKDVRYLLTEPVYEYVKEMNFYKK; from the coding sequence ATGAAAATAGGCTTATACTTTGGTTCGTTCAATCCCATTCATGTTGGGCATCTTGTTATAGCCAACCACATGGTTCAGTTTACCGATTTAGATAAAGTTTGGTTGGTAGTTAGTCCGCATAATCCGCACAAAGAAAAGTCAAGTTTGCTTGCGGATAATCATCGCTTGGCGCTTGTGAGAAGAGCGGTTGAAGATAATTCAAAGCTTAAAGCTTCAGATATTGAGTTTAAATTGCCACAACCTTCCTACACCATTAATACCCTTATTCATCTTGGCGAAAAATATCCTGCCAACGAGTTTGCACTTATCATGGGAGCGGACAATCTCACCACGTTGCACAAATGGAAAAATTACAAAGAGATACTTTCGAATTATAAAATTTATGTGTATCCCCGCCCAGGTATGAATGGGGGGGAATTGGCTCAACATGAAAATATAATTCATGTAAATGCGCCGCTTATGGAAATATCTTCCACCCATATTCGTACTGCTATCAAAGAAAAGAAGGATGTGCGGTATCTGCTAACTGAGCCGGTTTACGAATATGTGAAAGAGATGAATTTTTATAAAAAATAA
- a CDS encoding sensor histidine kinase, protein MKFRILIIFAQFFFYTHLDAQQSATDSLEKTLLYKELVDSSKLKILYQLSREYTFNAPEKALESIEKTISLAQKLKKTKTVADALSLKGKVLKNNGDFARAIEVHLEALKMKESINDVLGQSISNNDIGVVYKSMKNYTEAMKYYRKSNQLANQANFGKGIANTLNNIGTSFFELRIIDSAIVYYNKALTKSEEIDDPACLATSYNNLGTIYGYKDAPQIALGYYLKCLEIDKSGSDSYGMILSMLNIGESYKEMKQFSKALEYFSQAEKICIENEAKPLLKDAYHSIGDCYEKMKEFDMAYFYLDKYSSLKDSLLNDESTQQIAEMQTKFEAQKKDLQIKNQIAELAVNKADAARKRILIYFLIGAALLTLVISYLLYNRYKLKQQALLDFEILKQQEIRSKAIIEAEENERRRIAQDLHDGIGQILSAAKLNLSGLEDKISLESLEARSQFKNAMDLVDESVKEIRTVSHNMMPNALLKLGLVAAVREFVQKLNTGEKVKIDLEVNGLNERLEPTTEAVLFRVLQEIVSNVIKHAKANQVSMQLIRHDTELTAMVEDNGVGFDTRKLNDFEGIGLKNIQSRIAYLKGKVHFDSTLGKGTTVVIEIPI, encoded by the coding sequence ATGAAATTTAGAATTCTAATTATTTTCGCACAATTTTTTTTCTACACGCATTTGGATGCGCAGCAATCTGCAACTGATTCCCTTGAAAAAACACTCTTGTATAAGGAGCTAGTTGATTCTTCCAAACTAAAAATATTGTATCAACTATCGCGAGAGTACACCTTTAATGCACCCGAAAAGGCGCTTGAATCCATTGAAAAAACAATTTCTTTGGCCCAGAAATTAAAGAAAACAAAAACTGTTGCTGATGCCTTAAGTTTGAAAGGTAAGGTATTAAAGAATAATGGCGATTTTGCGAGAGCCATTGAAGTGCATTTGGAAGCATTAAAAATGAAAGAAAGTATAAATGATGTTTTAGGGCAAAGCATCAGCAATAACGATATTGGCGTGGTGTACAAATCCATGAAAAATTACACAGAGGCCATGAAGTATTACCGAAAATCCAACCAATTGGCCAATCAGGCAAATTTTGGAAAGGGTATCGCTAACACGCTAAACAATATTGGAACTTCTTTTTTTGAATTACGAATTATTGATAGCGCAATAGTTTATTATAACAAGGCCTTAACTAAATCAGAAGAAATTGATGACCCAGCCTGCTTGGCAACTTCGTATAATAACCTGGGGACTATTTATGGATATAAGGATGCTCCGCAAATTGCTTTGGGTTATTATTTAAAATGTTTAGAAATTGACAAGTCGGGGAGCGATTCCTATGGAATGATTTTATCCATGTTAAATATTGGAGAGAGTTATAAAGAAATGAAGCAATTCTCAAAAGCGCTGGAGTATTTTTCACAAGCCGAAAAAATTTGCATCGAAAATGAAGCCAAGCCATTGCTCAAGGATGCCTATCATTCCATTGGTGATTGTTATGAAAAAATGAAAGAGTTTGACATGGCTTATTTTTATTTAGATAAATATTCTTCCCTAAAGGACAGTTTACTAAACGATGAAAGCACGCAACAAATTGCAGAAATGCAAACCAAATTTGAAGCTCAAAAAAAGGATTTGCAAATTAAAAATCAAATTGCTGAACTTGCCGTGAATAAAGCGGATGCAGCGAGAAAACGAATTCTTATTTATTTCCTTATTGGGGCAGCTTTATTAACACTTGTTATTTCGTACTTACTTTACAATCGCTATAAACTAAAGCAACAAGCATTGCTCGATTTTGAAATTTTAAAGCAACAAGAAATTCGTAGCAAAGCCATTATTGAAGCGGAGGAAAATGAGCGTCGACGTATTGCCCAAGATTTACACGATGGCATTGGTCAAATTTTATCTGCTGCAAAATTGAATTTAAGTGGCTTAGAAGATAAAATTAGTTTAGAATCCTTAGAAGCAAGAAGCCAATTTAAAAACGCTATGGATTTAGTGGATGAATCAGTAAAGGAAATACGCACAGTTAGCCACAATATGATGCCTAATGCCTTGTTGAAACTGGGGTTGGTTGCCGCTGTGCGTGAATTTGTTCAAAAATTAAATACAGGTGAAAAAGTAAAAATTGATTTGGAGGTAAATGGCTTAAATGAAAGGCTTGAACCTACCACCGAAGCAGTTTTATTTAGAGTACTTCAAGAAATTGTGAGTAATGTTATTAAACACGCTAAAGCGAATCAAGTAAGTATGCAATTAATTCGGCACGATACTGAACTTACTGCTATGGTGGAGGATAATGGGGTGGGTTTTGATACTCGAAAATTGAATGATTTTGAAGGTATTGGATTAAAAAATATACAATCGCGTATAGCTTATTTAAAAGGAAAAGTACATTTCGATTCCACTCTTGGCAAAGGAACAACTGTAGTAATTGAGATACCCATTTAA
- a CDS encoding T9SS type A sorting domain-containing protein, which translates to MRYFTFLLLVGFLQQSGRAQTSRYFPMPDANVVWNTRSDFHCFISNGSAVSDRSILYDGDTLINNLIYHRLSSPAVHNYYIAPCSGGNSGYSPGLYYGAIRQDTILHKVFIIPADSSNEVILYDFSLQVGDTVTGYLEVTYPGVKDIVLSIDSFLIDGFYHRALYINSLYNIYYIEGVGSSFGLLVPSPGYVSDFGIYSILCMKVNGTTIFPIGQSSCNMILGTPEFQQEKANWIFPNPASNEFTIKSSVLNQIQTLEMVDFHGKTVFRKDFDNLFQYTWQRENLASGIYVIKVHLKNGIIKVQKFSLN; encoded by the coding sequence TTGAGATATTTTACTTTTTTGCTTTTAGTAGGTTTTTTACAACAATCGGGTAGAGCTCAAACGAGCCGCTATTTTCCAATGCCTGATGCGAATGTAGTTTGGAATACACGAAGTGATTTCCATTGTTTTATTTCGAATGGTTCAGCTGTAAGCGATCGATCAATTTTATACGACGGAGATACGCTTATAAATAATTTAATTTATCATAGACTTAGCTCTCCAGCGGTTCATAATTATTATATAGCACCCTGTTCGGGTGGAAATAGTGGTTATTCCCCCGGTTTGTATTATGGAGCAATTCGCCAAGACACTATATTACATAAGGTTTTTATAATACCTGCTGATTCCTCCAATGAAGTAATACTTTACGATTTTTCCTTGCAAGTGGGAGATACAGTGACTGGTTACTTAGAAGTGACTTACCCTGGAGTAAAGGATATTGTGCTCAGCATTGATTCATTTTTGATTGACGGATTTTATCATCGAGCCCTGTATATAAATAGCTTGTATAATATTTATTATATCGAAGGTGTAGGTTCAAGTTTTGGCTTACTTGTGCCTTCACCAGGTTACGTGAGCGATTTCGGCATTTATTCCATCTTGTGCATGAAAGTAAATGGTACTACCATTTTTCCGATAGGTCAAAGTAGTTGTAACATGATTTTAGGTACTCCTGAATTTCAGCAAGAAAAAGCAAACTGGATTTTTCCTAATCCTGCTTCGAATGAATTTACCATAAAGTCGTCTGTTTTAAATCAAATTCAGACGTTAGAAATGGTGGATTTTCATGGTAAAACTGTATTTAGGAAGGATTTTGATAACCTTTTTCAATACACCTGGCAGCGTGAGAATTTGGCCAGTGGGATTTATGTGATTAAAGTCCACTTAAAAAATGGAATTATTAAAGTGCAAAAATTTAGTTTGAATTAG